Below is a genomic region from Amyelois transitella isolate CPQ chromosome 4, ilAmyTran1.1, whole genome shotgun sequence.
gcaAAAGAGAATTGGTTTGTTACTCTTGTGAACCAAAAAAGTCCATTGATCAAACATTATACCTACCAGCAGCTTGGTTCACATCACAACCTAATCCGAATATCTCATCGGAGCCATCGATATAGTTATTCAAGGATTATTATAACAGTTGTTCCaagaatttatgtaaatagagGCAATTTTCCAGATTCAAATTGATGGCATATTCGGCTCGGCGGTcctaaacaatttaattagtgACTTGGTGCAAAATATTACTCAAGATACAATTCAAAATGAGCTCCAAAACATCAGCGAGTTACTCAGCGAAGAACTATTCGATAGCATCAATGAGATTCTCAAGGACTACACACTCGCCGACATTCTtggatgaaaaaatataaaattataacccacagatatcaatatataatgtgagaaataaaaaacaaacctaGTCAGGAACTTTACGTTTCTTAACCCTTCCCTGATCCCTTTTTGCCGGGTAAAAGCTATGTACACATTGCTGGCACGGAAAGTAAATTCGTCAACTCGGGTCTTTTTTACCAGAGGTTGTAAGTGAAGTACCTAGCATTTTTACACCACAGAAACTTTGTCAACGAGTTCGCAAAAGTTTGCACTTTAGCTCTTACAAATTCCCAGTCCATACATACTTGCCTAGTAAATAAAATCCGAAAATAGTGTTTCAGgagatttttatgatttagaTGTTGGATtagtctaccccgtaacgaCGTGAAAAAGTTAACCGTTggttaaacaattttaaaaaaatccttaagTCAAAGTCATAAACGTCAATGCACCAAACAATTTGTCAAGCAACTGTCAAGTCGGACGAAATTTGTTGGTTTATGTAAAGCTCAagcttaatttattatttatttttaatatttaataaatgaaatctgATTAGCttctttaaaacaaattaaaaaatggcaGGAAATTTTTGGCAAAGCTCCCATCACCAACAATGGATATTAGATAAGCAAGATCTAATTAGAGATCGACAGCACGACATGAACATTTTATCAGAAGAAGAATATcagaaaatattcaattttttcgCCAGTATGATTCAAGTACTGGGCGAACAACTGAAGGTCCGGCAGCAGGTTATTGCAACAGCAACAGTTTACTTCAAGAGATTTTATGCTAGAAATTCTCTAATGTGCATAGACCCTTTGTTACTGGCTCCAACATGTGTGTTTCTTGCGTCaaaagttgaagagtttggCGTGATTTCTAATTCTAGATTGATTACAACTAGTCAAAcagttattaaaaacaaatttagcTATGCATATGGTCAACAAGAATTTCCATACAGAAGCAATCATATACTTGAATGTGAATTTTATCTTTTGGAGAATCTGGACTGTTGCCTTATAGTTTATCAGCCTTACCGACCGCTGTTGCTGTTTGTTCAAGATATCGGACAAGATGATCAACTTCTTACATATGCATGGAGGGTTGTGAATGACTCCCTGCGAACAGATGTCAGCTTATTATACCCGCCATATCAGGTATTTTTGatcatttgtaatattatcgATCTgtgaagatattttttagataCAAGGCATAtggtttttgttttcatattgTTAATTTCAGAGTAAagcttatattttaataaatttgtcaaTGTACCCTAAATATctactaaataaatttaatcagtTGATCAAGTTGATACACTGTTTCTTTTTCAGATTGCAATAGCTGCTCTTCATATTGCATGTGTGATGTTGGGGAAAGAAAACTTGAAGCCATGGTTTGCAGAATTAAATGTTGACATGGACAAGGTGGGTTAAGATGAAGCAACTATATCTGAATTATTCTTGATGATGCACCTTGAAGTCCAGTGTTACCTCTTGGTTGACTGGTCTCAAGATGGATCCCAGATCAGATTAAAATGGAAAAGATCAATTTTGATCTACAACAATTTATTATCTAATggataaagatttatttgtgAACAATGAACTATTTTGAAACTACAATCTTTATGATCTAATCCTTTTCAAtatggttgactggaaggAAAGAGAAAAGTGGACCCTTTTCCTTGGGTCCTACTGAGGATATGCCAAGATGAGAGAAATTCTCAGCCTAGCTAGCTAGTCTAGGATTGATGCCaatatttgttatatgtatgatgtaaaatatttcttaattatttgtttcagaTTCAAGAGATTGTGAGGTACATAAtcaatttatatgaaatgtGGAAAAGTTATGACGAGAAGAAGGAAATACAGGGTTTGCTCACAAAGATGCCTAAACCAAAGCCTGCACCCCAAAGATAGCTAAGTGATGACCACAGGGAACTGTGCTGAATATGactaatacataaattatgaattatttcTACTAAAATGGGGTGTGATACTGGATTTATCAGAGGCCCTGAATTGACTAAgggtactttattattataataaaaatacctacattatttaGGTTAGTATACTGTGAGCTATGATTATCAGTCTGTTTTTACAACAGATAACACACTTTAGTTGCTATCACTGGGAGGCTTCACATACAGTGAAACAACCgatgtattaaattttctttcccACAGAAAAACATCAAGTAATCTTTATATTATGTGGCCTGCAGTGGGTTGCACGGACAAATTTAAGTTCCTTTAGGaatttggaaaatgagtgacatgtaactttttgtaaatacttatatttactttGACTAGGATTGCTTAGGCataattcttatattttaaagactaCCAGTATTTAACtagtaatttgaaataaattggcGATATGTAGAGtggttgttttatttgtaatttatataccTTATTTGACATCTCTGTTTTGAAACCAAGATAACggatttttaatcattaaaaatcCGTTATCTTGGTTTAAACATCTAAAAAGAATATTAGTATTTGTGGTAAGGGCGTGACCAGGATTGCATACAGTCTCCCCTACATGCATCATGGCTAAGCCAATGTATAGTGCCTGTACTGAGACTCAGTTGGTCTATGAGGTAAACGCGCGCTGTTGGCAACGGCTAAGGGTATAACAATTACCAtagtgttataaaatatagtatcgttaattatatcgttacacaagtttcgaactccatttgtgtaatttgtgccatatatatttatttat
It encodes:
- the LOC106137023 gene encoding cyclin-C; the protein is MAGNFWQSSHHQQWILDKQDLIRDRQHDMNILSEEEYQKIFNFFASMIQVLGEQLKVRQQVIATATVYFKRFYARNSLMCIDPLLLAPTCVFLASKVEEFGVISNSRLITTSQTVIKNKFSYAYGQQEFPYRSNHILECEFYLLENLDCCLIVYQPYRPLLLFVQDIGQDDQLLTYAWRVVNDSLRTDVSLLYPPYQIAIAALHIACVMLGKENLKPWFAELNVDMDKIQEIVRYIINLYEMWKSYDEKKEIQGLLTKMPKPKPAPQR